TCTACATCAAATTACATTAAATTATTTGCAAAATCTGTGACATCATAATCTTCATAAAAATCTGTGTTTCAAATTCAGTTTAATCAATTAAAATCAGAGTAATCAGTGATTCGCATTTACGTTTTCAGCTTCTTCTTCTTCGCTGCCGGGAATAAAACATTATTCAAAATTAATCTGTAACCAGGTGAGTTTTTATACAAATCCAGATCCGTGGGCGGGTCACCGACTGCATGCTGATAATCCTCAGGGTCATGCCCTCCGTAAAATGTAAACGTTCCCCTTCCGTAGTTGCCGTGAATATATTTTACGAAGTCTGTGCCTTCATTCATTCCAAGTATGATTATATCTTTCTTCAGATATTCTTTTTTAAAAGCCGTCGTCTGTCCCATGAAACCTTTTATCAAAGCAGTGTGGTCCTGGTTCAGCATAGTAGGTACGGGATCAAACTTTGCAGAAAAATCCACAAGCTTAAAGTAATCATTCTGCTGGCCGAGCATTATCATATCGTTCGTTGCATCTATAGTTGAGTACTCGTACACATAAGGATTTAATTCAATCTTAAAATTTTCAAACGCCATATCTTCACTGTAATCCAGTTTACTGTTTGCATCCTGGTCATATCCGTCGCCGTCATACATTGCATCGGCTATATCAACGTTCCGCGTTGCAAGTGCTATATCATAGGTATCGGTTGCCGAGCACATCGTAAATAAAAATCCGCCGTTGGAAACATACTCTTTCAGTTTATTAACGACAGCAAGCTTCAGCTTAGATACTTTTGAAAATCCCATCTTCGCAGCCATCTGTTCATTGGTTTGTTTCTGGGTGACATACCAGGGCGAGAGCCCGAACGTTCCGAAAAATTTTCCGTACTGCCCCGTAAAATCTTCATGATGCAAATGAAGCCAGTCGTAACCTTTCAGCTTTCCTGTTAATACTTCTTCATCCCAGAGTTTATCATAGGGAATTTCCGCATACTCGAGCACAAGCTGCACAGCATCATCCCATGGCAAAGCATTGGGCGGGACGTACACTGCAATCTTCGCAACTTTCTCCAGCCGCACGACATCCATATTGCTCTTCTCATCTTTCACATCTGCGTAAACCTGCGCCGTCTGCGTTCCGTTCAGCAACTCATAAGAAACATTTTTCAGCTGGCACTCGGCAGCAATTTCGGGAGTGAACTCATACATAAATGCACCGCCGCGATAGTTCAGCAGCCAGTCAAGCTCGCCGCCTTTTAATAAGTAGCGGTAAGCAATTCCGTAAGCCTTTAAGTGATTGGTCTGGTTGGGTTCCATAGGGACTAACAGCTTTACCTGCGCATACGAGGGAGCACTCACAAGACACATGAACGCTAAAAGCAGAAAGTATTTTAATGTATTTTTAATCACAAATAAAAATTAATTTTATTATTTAAATAAATAAGGTCATTAATAAAGGTTGTGCCCAAATTTGAAACTCTTCTTCCCCCTCCTTTCCAAGGAGGGGGACTGAGGGGGTGGTTTAAAGGCATAAGTTTAAATTCAACGTTACGAAGCTGGAGCATAGTAACGAATGCTGATTCAAATTAATAAACCATCTTAATAAAGATTAATAATATTGATACAATGAAAATTTTAGCGTTTGAAACATCATGCGATGAAACATCGGCTTCCGTTTTAGATTGTAATACAGATTCTAATATTTCTAACAACAAAGTTTTATCCAATATCATTTCCTCTCAGCTCTTTCACTCCGAATTCGGCGGAGTTGTTCCCGAAATTGCCTCGCGCGAGCATTTAAAAAATATTTCACACGTTACAAAGCAGGCGCTTGAAAAAGCAAATGTAGAACTTAACGATATTGATTTAGTCTGCGCAACTTCAGAGCCGGGACTTATCGGCGCGCTGCTTGTTGGGCTTAACTACGCAAAGTCTCTCGCTGCCGTTTTGCAAAAGCCGTTCGTTCCCGTTAATCATATTCTCTCGCATTTGTTTTCGAATATGCTTTCAGGTCAGCAGGAAAAATTTCCGTTCATAGGGCTCATTGTTTCCGGCGGACATACGCTGCTCGTTCTTGTCAGAAGTTATACGGATATAAAAATTATTGGTTCAACGATTGACGATGCGGCGGGAGAGGCATTTGACAAGGTCGCAAAAATTCTCGGGCTTGGTTATCCCGGCGGACCGTTGATCGATAAGCTTGCAAAGAACGGCGATGCAAAGTATCATAAATTCCCTCTTGCAATCGTGAGAGATACTGAGCATGATTTTTCTTTTTCAGGAATAAAAACATCCGTGCTTTATTATTTAAGAAAAATTGATTTTGCCAATACCAAAAACGATAAGCTAGTTGCAGATATTTCTGCAAGCTTTCAGTTTGCAGTCGTTGAAAGTCTTTATAAAAGAGTGACAGAAGCGTGCAATAAATATAACGTAAAAATTATTTCCGTATCAGGGGGAGTTTCGGCGAACTCGGCTTTAAAAGGAAAATTTAATTCACTTAAAGAAAAAGGATTTGAAGTTTATTTTCCGGAGATGCAATTCTCAATGGATAACGCCGCAATGATTGGGCTTACAGGATATTTAAAATATAAACATTCAGATAATAAAGAATTTTTTGATAAGGAAAGCTTTAGAACTAATGCAAAGCCGAGACTGGATTATGATAGGTTTGGGTTATTTTAGAAGTATCATCTTTCTTGTTTCTTTGAAATTATCCATTTCTAAAATATAAAAATAAATTCCGCTAGATAAATTATATTTCGCCGCATCAAATATAACATTATAACTTCCAGCAGATTGTTTGCTTTTTACTAATACTGCAACCTCCTTTCCGTTTAAATTATATATTTTAAGAGATATGAAGAAAGTATTACGAATTGTGTAGTCAATTCTTGTTACAGGATTGAAAGGATTTGGATAATTTTGTGAGAGTTTATAACTATTAATCAATTCTTCTTGCATGCCGATAGTTGTTAGTCCTCCTCCGTCGCTTGTGTGAACAATACCGTTTCCTGCCGCCCAGACTTTCAGACTATCAATAGCGAATATACATGTATTATTACCGATAGGAGAACCTTGATAAGCCCATGATTTCCCCCCGTCTCTTGTCCTTGGAATTGCATATGAATTTAACCCAGCCCAGCCAATGGAATCAGAGGCAAAGGTAAAATTGATGCCTACAACATCTTCTTGGTTCATAGTCCAATTTGATCCTCCATCGGTTGTTCTGTAAAATCTTCCGGCTGATACAATTCCCACATTAGAATTAAAGAAATAAACATCTCCAAGCTGAAAACCAAAATCATGCAATAAAAACCAATTGCTGCCACCGTTCACGGTTTTATAAATTTTTTTTGCTGAAATTACAAACCCAGTATCAATGCTCAGAAAGAATAAGTTTTTCATTTCAGAAAGACTTGCTTGTAATTGCCAGTTAACTCCTCCATTATTAGTTCTGTAAAGTCCTCCAAAGCCATAAATATCGCAAAACCATCCGGTATCACTATTTATAAATTTCATACCGTTTACATTGGTACCCGGAGCTGAATTTAATCTAATCCAGTTATCACCTCCGTTAGTAGTTTTTAAAAAACTAATGAATGAAGTGCCATTAAACCCTCCCCCAATATACCCTGTATTTTGATTCAAAAACTGAACTGCATTTAGATCTTCCAGTCCTCTGAATTTTATTGTCCAGTTTTCCCCGCCATTGGTAGTTTTAAAAACATAACCTGTGTCAGGACCGCTGATATTTCCGCCTGCGGTAACTGCCCAGCCGGTGAGACTATCTAAGAAAAATATATTATTGATAAAGTCATTAACAGGTCTCGTCTGTTGAAACCAGCCCATTGGTTTATCCGACTGTAGCGTGAATGCAAAGAATAGAATTGATATTATAAGCAGTATGTATTTTCTCATAGGAGGCTTGTTCAATCAAAACTTATTACTAACTCTTATAATAATAAAGGCAGATATTGTGTAACCAACTCCGTGCCAAAGAATAAAATTCTTCCCTACTAATAGGGATAGATTTATTTTTCTACCTGTTAATAAATTTACTTCATTTTGAGTTTGTAAGATTGGTATTATATTGTGGTGCTTAATGTAGGGGCGTATTGCATACGCCCTGCATTGTATATTAAAAATAAAATGTGACAATAATGTGACAATGCAACAATTGTTCCCCTCTCCTTACGAAGGAGAGGGTTAGGGGTGAGGTAATAGATGNNNNNNNNNNNNNNNNNNNNNNNNNNNNNNNNNNNNNNNNNNNNNNNNNNNNNNNNNNNNNNNNNNNNNNNNNNNNNNNNNNNNNNNNNNNNNNNNNNNNNNNNNNNNNNNNNNNNNNNNNNNNNNNNNNNNNGAACACAAAATGTGACAATAATGTGACTATTATTATTCGACCTGACAGGATTAAAAACCTGTCAGGTTAGCCGGAACAAAATGCGACAATAATGCGACTATTATTATTCGACCTGACAGGATTAAAAACCTGTCAGGTCAGCCGCAACAAAATGTGACAATAATGTTACTATTGTAATAATCAGTGACATCATAAAAATCATAATAATCTGTGCCTCAGAATGCGAAGCGAAGCGGAGTCCCGCTTTAGCGGGATGACAATAATGCGACTATCCGTTCCAACGCTAGAGCATTGGAACGAGTGGGACAAGCCCCCCTTCATTTTCTAGGAGAGGACGAATAAAAATGTGACAATAATGTTACTCTGATGCTGATTGGATTTCCGTGCCCCCGCCGGAGTTTATTCCTCACTTGGTGCGGGACGGGAATGACAACTTGGGTGAATAAATGTAGTTGTGAAATGTACTTTATACATTCTACTTTCTACCTATTACTAAAGAAAAATTTTTAAATGGATTTTAAAACCTGACTGAGGTAATTTAAAAAAAGTAGTTTTAAGAACTAAAAAATGTGAAATGAGTTTAACGGCAATAGTGGTATCTTTTATACTTTCAACGGTAATACTGTTCATATCAATGATACCGATGTTTATAAAAGAAAAAAAATCCAAATAATTTCAGCTTACTTTTTCAGCTCTGTATTCCTGAATTTTTGTATATGCGCGCGAAAGGCTATCCGATAATTTTACTATATCGATTGGTTTAAGTATCACATCATTCATACCAACTTCAAAACACTTATTGTACTCTTCTTCCAGCGCCGATGCAGTCAATGCAACGATGTAGAGATTTCTGTTATCAAATTCATCATCGGGCAATGCACGTATGGCAAGGGTTGTTTCAAGTCCGTCCATCACAGGCATCTGTACGTCCGTAATAATTAAATCGTATTTTTCTTTGTTGATTTTCTCTAATACCTGTTGACCGTTTGAAACGATCTCAGCTTTGTATCCGAAACGTTCCAGCACTTTTGCAATTAGCTTCTGATTGATAAGATTATCTTCAGCTAATAATATCTTCAGCGGATTTTTCTCGGCGAAGACGTAATCCATTTTGTGATATCCGTTAGTCTTTACTTCTGCAGCCTGCTGAGTTTTTACATCGGTAGCTTTTGCTTTAATATTAAAATAGAATACTGAGCCTTTGCCGACAATACTTTCAACCCAGATGTTGCCTTCCATAAGCTCGCAGAGACGTTTGCAGATAACAAGTCCCAGACCTGTGCCGCCGAACTTTCTTGTATTGGATGAATCAACCTGACTGAACGGTTTGAAGAGCTTATTAATTTTATCCGGTGGAATACCGATACCGGAATCTATCACGCAGAATTTCAACTGCCATTTTCTTTCATCAAATAAATATTCAGCATCAACTTTTATAATTACTTCGCCTCTGTTTGTAAACTTAATTGAGTTACCTACAAGGTTCATTAAAATCTGTCTTATGCGGACTTCATCGCTTAAAACTATCTCAGGTGTATTTTTACCGAAGACTCTCAGTAACTTAATTCCCTTTTCAGAGGCACGAATGCTTAATGTACTTATTACTTCATCAACGCATCGTATTAAATTGAACGGCTTATCTTCAAGTTCAAATTTTCCTGACTCAATTTTACTGAAGTCAAGAATATCATTTATAATATTAAGCAGATTAGTTCCGCTGATGCGAATCGTCTTCATGTAATCAGCCTGCTCTTTATCAAGCTTGCTGCCGAGCAGAAGCTCAGTGAAGCCGATGATTGCATTCATAGGAGTACGGATTTCATGGGACATCATTGCAAGGAATTCACTCTTAGTCTTGTTTGCTTTTTCAGCGGCGACTTTAGAATCTATTAATTCCTTATCCTGTTTTCTTCTTGTTGTAATGTCTCTTATAATTCCGCTGATGGCAATAATTTTTCCTTCGTCGTTCTTTATAAGAGAAGCCGTCATGTAAATCGGGAATATAGAGCCGTCTTTCTTTCTTTCAAGTTTTTCACCGACCCAACCACCCTGCTCAGTAAGTGATTTGAACACTGCCTCTGATACTTCCGGTTCATCTCCGTTTAAAATAGAAATGTGCTGATTGACAAGCTCATCAATTCCGTACTGATAAAGATTTGAAGCGGTCTCATTATAATAGAGTATGTGTCCCGATATATCGCAGATGATTACTGCATCCAATGAGTTCTTAATACAGTGGGAGAACAGCTTTAAACTTTCCTGAGTCTCTTTTCTTACTTTTACTTCGTCTTCAATTTTTTTCTTCTGAATAAAGAAGCCCTCTATAAGCTTAGCAATTTCACTGAACTCAGAGTGCTGAAGCTTTATGGGCTGCAGCTGCGTTACATCTTCCGTTATAAGACTTTTTGATACGGCGTTAAGCGGACGCGTTACCCATCCGTAAAGTGAAAGTAAAAGTATTATAATAAGTATGATGGAAAATACAACGTACAGTATGAAGTAAAATGTAGATGTCTTTAAAATTTCTTTTGCAACGGGAGAGTCAACTGTTATCTGAACTTTTGCAATCGGCTTGTTTTCAAAATCCTTAATAATTTTGTAAACTTTTATAACTCCGTTATCAAGCTTCTGAACTGTTTCAACCGTATCTTCCCCAGTAATTTCTGTAAGCGATGTCCTGTTACCTGTAAGGTCGGTGAGGCCGTTCATGTAGTCCGTATCCCAGAGTTTTCCCAAAAGAAAATATCCCTGTCCCGGAGTCTTACGCATGTTGTCACCTGTCGGATGAATTGTAGAAGCTTTCACTTCCATAAGACCCTTAGTGGTGTTTACAAAAAAGCTTGGAGTGTTTGAGTATCTGAAAATTTCTTTGAGTTTTTCTTTTGCGAGCGGAAACTCTTTGTAAGGTCCGTCAATGGAACTATTGGAATAGACTAAATCAAAATTTAAATCGTAAATGTAAGCAGCAGAGTAATTGTAATTTTTACCTAGAAGGAAATCGATATTTTCTTTTGCAAATTCTCTGTCACGGGTTTTAAGAAAATTTACCATCTCAGACCAGACGCTTAAATTAAAATCAGCGACAGTCTCCATCATCTTGCTGTTGAGAGAAACTACCTTATCGTAATACTCAGCCCCTTCTTTTGTAATATCGCCGTATATTCTATCAACCTTCTGTTTTTCAAGAATGTTCAACATGAAAAGTCCCGCAATAAAAAATGCGACGACAACGGTGAGTAGAACAACGACTCTATTTCTTATACTTCCTGACATTTATACCTGCTTGACAAACAAAATACGTTAAATAATAATTAAATTAAAGAAAAAAAGTAGTCGTACGACTATGTTTTTTTCCGCAAAATAAGAGAAAAATTATAAAGTAATTGTTAAATTTTCTAAATTGAATATAAAACAAGAAAAGGGTAATTTGAATAAATTTTGATAACATGAACCGTAAGAATTTATTATTTACAGCGATATTTATTTCGTTGCTTATCATTGCAGGTTGTAATAAAAAAGAAGAGCAGCCGCAGACATTCATTCCCCCGCCGCAGGAAACTTCCTCCGATAAGGAAAAAGAGCTTAAGGAAAAAGAAGAGTTCTTAAAGCTAAAAGAAGAAGAATTAAAAAAGCAGGGCATACAGGATACCACTACAAAAAAACTTTCAAAGAAAGATTCGATTGCTGCAATAACTAAAGACACTACTAAAACAAAAAAAGAAGTTAAAAAAGAAGAGCAGAAAAAAAAGTTTACTGAAAAAGAAAAAGAATTAAATAAAAAATTCAGCGACCCTAAATCTGCAGTGAAAGATTATCTTGAATACATCAAGCGCGGTGTGTCAGAGTCAGGAAGTTTCGACGGCAACATGAAGAAAGCAAATGAAGTGTGGGATAGCAACTCACTCGATAAATTCAAAGCAAATTATAAAAACACTAAAAAGTTTGTAGTGCTTACCGAGCCTGAGCTTGTATCACAAAAAGGATCTACTGCAGTTATAAAAGTAAAAGTTAAAAAGACTGATAAAGTTAAGAGTAAAGAAGTTGAATCGGATTTGACCGTAACATATACACTTGTTGCAGATGCAAACGGCAAATGGAAAATTAAAAGCAACGCAGTAAAAAAGAATTAAGAAACACACATAAAAAATTATAAAAAATCATACAATATAAATGAGCGTATTAGTTAATAAAAAAACCAAAGTAGTAGTACAGGGAATTACCGGCGGTGAAGGAACATTTCACTGCTCACAAATGCTTCAATACGGAACGAATGTAGTTGCAGGTGTTACACCAGGCAAAGGCGGAACCGAATACTCAGGCAAGGGTGAAGACATGTTCACAAGACCTGTTCCTGTATTCAATACAGTAGCAGATGCAGTGAAAGCAACCGGCGCAGACGCATCAGTAATTTTTGTACCTGCAGCATTTGCAGCGGATGCAATCATCGAAGCAGCAGATGCCGGCATTCATGTTATAGTTTGTATCACAGAAGGAATTCCTACAAAGGATATGATTAAAGCTTATGACTTTGTACAGAAGAAAAATAATGCAGGCGGCAACGTAAGATTTATCGGGCCAAACTGTCCCGGAATAATTACTCCCGGCGAATGTAAGATCGGAATCATGCCGGGCTTCATTCACAAAAAAGGAAACGTCGGTGTTATATCAAGAAGCGGTACTCTTACCTATGAAGCAGTGTTTCAGTTAACATCACTCGGCTTAGGTCAGTCAACATGTATCGGTATCGGCGGCGACCCTGTTATCGGAACAAGATTTATAGATGCAATAAAATTATTCAACGAAGATAAAGATACACATGCAATTATAATGATTGGTGAAATTGGCGGAAGCGCAGAAGAAGAAGCTGCTTATTATATAAAGAAGAATGTAAAGAAACCTGTTATCGGATTTATCGCAGGAAGAACAGCTCCTCCCGGAAGAAGAATGGGGCATGCAGGCGCAATTATTGCTGGCGGAAAAGGAACAGCAGAAGAGAAACTGAAAGTAATGAAGTCATGCGGAATTTTAACAGTTGAATCACCTGCTGATATGGGTATCACAGTAAAAAAAGCTCTGGATAAAAAAGCAGGTAAAGCTGCTCCTGCTAAGAAAGCTTCTGCAAAAAAACCTGCAGCGAAAAAATCAGCTCCGGTAAAAAAATCAGCTCCGAAAGCAACAAAGAAAGTTGCAGCAAAACCTGTAAAGAAAGCTGCTGCAAAGAAAACAGCGGTGAAAAAATCTGCTCCTGTTAAGAAAGCAGCAGTGAAATCAAAAGGAAAGAAGAAATAATTATTGACTACAATAAAAATAAATAACGCTAAGTTCTATGCATACCATGGAGTATTGGATTACGAAAAGCAATACGGCAACTTGTTTGAAGTGGATATAGTTATGCAATGTGATTTATCCGAGCTGCAAAATTCTGATGACCTGCATAAAACGGTGAACTATCTTGAAGTCTATAACAGAGTGAAAGAGTTATTTCACAAAGATAAATTCCACCTGATTGAAACAATGAATCAGCATATATGCGATATGGTTCTGAAAGAATTTAAGCTTGTAAAAGAAGTTACTGTGAAGATAAGAAAACCGAATGCTCCATTGGGAATAATTGATTCTGTAGAAATAATTAATACAAAATCCTGAGTCTGATGACAAAAGTTTTTCTCGGACTGGGCTCAAATATCGGCGATAGAAAAAAGTATCTTGAAGAAGCAATCGAAGAGATAAAAAAAATTCCTCAGACGAATGTTGTTAAGCTCTCCGGAGTTTATGAAACTGAGCCTTGGGGATTTTCAGAGCAGGATGAATATTTAAACGCAGTAATTGAAATTGAAACTGGCATTAACTATCCTGAGCTTTTAAAAGAAGTAAAAGATATTGAAAAAAGATTAGGGCGTGATAAAACGGATAAGTGGAAATCACGAAAGATTGATATAGATATTTTGTTCTTTGGAGATTTGGTTTACGACGGCGAGAATCTCCAGATTCCCCACAGGCATATCGAAGACAGAAATTTTGTATTGGTACCGTTGAATGAGATCGAACCTGATTTTGTTCATCCCGTTACTAAGAAAAAAATTTCTGAGATTTTAGAAAATTCAAACGATAAATTGAAAGCAGGTTTTCATTCAAAATTTGAGCAGCAATAAAGTTAAATACATAGCAATTGAAGGCGTTATCGGCGCCGGGAAAACCACACTTTCAAAAAGATTAAGCGAATCACTCAACGCCCAGCTTGTGCTGGAAGATTTCGATGAGAATCCTTTTCTTGAAAGATTTTACGAGAATCCGAAAGCATATGCTTTCCATACTCAGATTTATTTTCTGCTAAGCCGCTTTAAGCAGCTACAGAAACTAAAGCAGCCGGAATTATTTCACGAATATATTGTTGCAGATTATATATTTGAGAAGGATAAGATTTTCGCTTACTTAAATCTGCACGATGACGAACTGAAACTTTACGAGACGATAACAAGTAATATAGAGAAAGCAGTTATAGTACCTGATATAATAGTCTATCTTCAGTCAACTACTGAGAGACTTATGAATAACATAATGTACAGGAACAGAAGCTACGAGCAAAATATGTCCGAGCAGTATATAAACGATCTGAACGAAGCGTACAATTATTTTTTCTTCAGATACAGAGCAACTAAAGTTATGATTGTAGATACAAACGAAGTAGATTTTTTAAACAACGAACAGGATTACCAGAATCTCCTTGCAGAGATCTTA
The genomic region above belongs to Bacteroidota bacterium and contains:
- the tsaD gene encoding tRNA (adenosine(37)-N6)-threonylcarbamoyltransferase complex transferase subunit TsaD, translating into MKINNIDTMKILAFETSCDETSASVLDCNTDSNISNNKVLSNIISSQLFHSEFGGVVPEIASREHLKNISHVTKQALEKANVELNDIDLVCATSEPGLIGALLVGLNYAKSLAAVLQKPFVPVNHILSHLFSNMLSGQQEKFPFIGLIVSGGHTLLVLVRSYTDIKIIGSTIDDAAGEAFDKVAKILGLGYPGGPLIDKLAKNGDAKYHKFPLAIVRDTEHDFSFSGIKTSVLYYLRKIDFANTKNDKLVADISASFQFAVVESLYKRVTEACNKYNVKIISVSGGVSANSALKGKFNSLKEKGFEVYFPEMQFSMDNAAMIGLTGYLKYKHSDNKEFFDKESFRTNAKPRLDYDRFGLF
- the folK gene encoding 2-amino-4-hydroxy-6-hydroxymethyldihydropteridine diphosphokinase, translated to MTKVFLGLGSNIGDRKKYLEEAIEEIKKIPQTNVVKLSGVYETEPWGFSEQDEYLNAVIEIETGINYPELLKEVKDIEKRLGRDKTDKWKSRKIDIDILFFGDLVYDGENLQIPHRHIEDRNFVLVPLNEIEPDFVHPVTKKKISEILENSNDKLKAGFHSKFEQQ
- a CDS encoding asparagine synthetase B; this encodes MCLVSAPSYAQVKLLVPMEPNQTNHLKAYGIAYRYLLKGGELDWLLNYRGGAFMYEFTPEIAAECQLKNVSYELLNGTQTAQVYADVKDEKSNMDVVRLEKVAKIAVYVPPNALPWDDAVQLVLEYAEIPYDKLWDEEVLTGKLKGYDWLHLHHEDFTGQYGKFFGTFGLSPWYVTQKQTNEQMAAKMGFSKVSKLKLAVVNKLKEYVSNGGFLFTMCSATDTYDIALATRNVDIADAMYDGDGYDQDANSKLDYSEDMAFENFKIELNPYVYEYSTIDATNDMIMLGQQNDYFKLVDFSAKFDPVPTMLNQDHTALIKGFMGQTTAFKKEYLKKDIIILGMNEGTDFVKYIHGNYGRGTFTFYGGHDPEDYQHAVGDPPTDLDLYKNSPGYRLILNNVLFPAAKKKKLKT
- a CDS encoding response regulator is translated as MSGSIRNRVVVLLTVVVAFFIAGLFMLNILEKQKVDRIYGDITKEGAEYYDKVVSLNSKMMETVADFNLSVWSEMVNFLKTRDREFAKENIDFLLGKNYNYSAAYIYDLNFDLVYSNSSIDGPYKEFPLAKEKLKEIFRYSNTPSFFVNTTKGLMEVKASTIHPTGDNMRKTPGQGYFLLGKLWDTDYMNGLTDLTGNRTSLTEITGEDTVETVQKLDNGVIKVYKIIKDFENKPIAKVQITVDSPVAKEILKTSTFYFILYVVFSIILIIILLLSLYGWVTRPLNAVSKSLITEDVTQLQPIKLQHSEFSEIAKLIEGFFIQKKKIEDEVKVRKETQESLKLFSHCIKNSLDAVIICDISGHILYYNETASNLYQYGIDELVNQHISILNGDEPEVSEAVFKSLTEQGGWVGEKLERKKDGSIFPIYMTASLIKNDEGKIIAISGIIRDITTRRKQDKELIDSKVAAEKANKTKSEFLAMMSHEIRTPMNAIIGFTELLLGSKLDKEQADYMKTIRISGTNLLNIINDILDFSKIESGKFELEDKPFNLIRCVDEVISTLSIRASEKGIKLLRVFGKNTPEIVLSDEVRIRQILMNLVGNSIKFTNRGEVIIKVDAEYLFDERKWQLKFCVIDSGIGIPPDKINKLFKPFSQVDSSNTRKFGGTGLGLVICKRLCELMEGNIWVESIVGKGSVFYFNIKAKATDVKTQQAAEVKTNGYHKMDYVFAEKNPLKILLAEDNLINQKLIAKVLERFGYKAEIVSNGQQVLEKINKEKYDLIITDVQMPVMDGLETTLAIRALPDDEFDNRNLYIVALTASALEEEYNKCFEVGMNDVILKPIDIVKLSDSLSRAYTKIQEYRAEKVS
- a CDS encoding T9SS type A sorting domain-containing protein, with translation MRKYILLIISILFFAFTLQSDKPMGWFQQTRPVNDFINNIFFLDSLTGWAVTAGGNISGPDTGYVFKTTNGGENWTIKFRGLEDLNAVQFLNQNTGYIGGGFNGTSFISFLKTTNGGDNWIRLNSAPGTNVNGMKFINSDTGWFCDIYGFGGLYRTNNGGVNWQLQASLSEMKNLFFLSIDTGFVISAKKIYKTVNGGSNWFLLHDFGFQLGDVYFFNSNVGIVSAGRFYRTTDGGSNWTMNQEDVVGINFTFASDSIGWAGLNSYAIPRTRDGGKSWAYQGSPIGNNTCIFAIDSLKVWAAGNGIVHTSDGGGLTTIGMQEELINSYKLSQNYPNPFNPVTRIDYTIRNTFFISLKIYNLNGKEVAVLVKSKQSAGSYNVIFDAAKYNLSSGIYFYILEMDNFKETRKMILLK
- the folB gene encoding dihydroneopterin aldolase; this translates as MTTIKINNAKFYAYHGVLDYEKQYGNLFEVDIVMQCDLSELQNSDDLHKTVNYLEVYNRVKELFHKDKFHLIETMNQHICDMVLKEFKLVKEVTVKIRKPNAPLGIIDSVEIINTKS
- the sucD gene encoding succinate--CoA ligase subunit alpha, with amino-acid sequence MSVLVNKKTKVVVQGITGGEGTFHCSQMLQYGTNVVAGVTPGKGGTEYSGKGEDMFTRPVPVFNTVADAVKATGADASVIFVPAAFAADAIIEAADAGIHVIVCITEGIPTKDMIKAYDFVQKKNNAGGNVRFIGPNCPGIITPGECKIGIMPGFIHKKGNVGVISRSGTLTYEAVFQLTSLGLGQSTCIGIGGDPVIGTRFIDAIKLFNEDKDTHAIIMIGEIGGSAEEEAAYYIKKNVKKPVIGFIAGRTAPPGRRMGHAGAIIAGGKGTAEEKLKVMKSCGILTVESPADMGITVKKALDKKAGKAAPAKKASAKKPAAKKSAPVKKSAPKATKKVAAKPVKKAAAKKTAVKKSAPVKKAAVKSKGKKK
- a CDS encoding deoxynucleoside kinase, with product MSSNKVKYIAIEGVIGAGKTTLSKRLSESLNAQLVLEDFDENPFLERFYENPKAYAFHTQIYFLLSRFKQLQKLKQPELFHEYIVADYIFEKDKIFAYLNLHDDELKLYETITSNIEKAVIVPDIIVYLQSTTERLMNNIMYRNRSYEQNMSEQYINDLNEAYNYFFFRYRATKVMIVDTNEVDFLNNEQDYQNLLAEILKNDHPSLSYFNPASKRIAK